One Engystomops pustulosus chromosome 7, aEngPut4.maternal, whole genome shotgun sequence DNA window includes the following coding sequences:
- the MMP2 gene encoding 72 kDa type IV collagenase gives MKTLHILQLCAFYYQLFVQFDQNTAAPSPIIKFPGDSSPKSDKDMVTQYLLKYYGCPKDTCLMVLKDTLKKMQKFFHIPETGEMDQKTIETMKKPRCGNPDVSNYQFFPRKPKWEKNDITYRILGYTTDLDSETVDDAFARAFQVWSDVTPLKFTRLMDGDADIMINFGRWEHGDGYPFDGKDGLLAHAFAPGSGIGGDSHFDDDELWTLGEGQVVKVKYGNADGEFCKFPFLFNDKEYNSCTDSGRSDGFLWCSTTYNFDKDGKYGFCPHELLFTLAGNADGKPCKFPFKFQGKSYESCTTEGRTDGYRWCATTEDYDQDKSYGFCPETALSTVGGNAEGSPCVFPFTFLGNKYNSCTSSGRSDGKLWCATSSSYDDDRKWGFCPDQGYSLFLVAAHEFGHALGLEHSDDPGALMAPIYTYVKNFRLSQDDVNGIQELYGAGSESKPGPGPGPGPGPSPTLGPVTPELCKSDIVFDGISQIRGEIFFFKDRFIWRSVNRRSRPSGPLLIATFWPELPDKIDAVYEDPQDEKTIFFAGDEYWVYTSSELERGYPKKLTSLGLPSDLKRVDAAFNWSKNKKTYIFAGDKFWRYNEVKKKMDIGFPKLIADSWNGVHDNLDAVFDLSGNGYSYFFKDQYYHEMEDKILKIVKIGNIKSDWLGC, from the exons ATGAAGACCCTTCACATACTTCAGCTTTGTGCCTTTTATTACCAGCTCTTTGTTCAGTTTGATCAGAATACAGCTGCACCTTCTCCCATCATTAAGTTTCCAGGGGACAGCTCGCCCAAGTCAGACAAAGACATGGTCACT CAATACCTACTGAAATACTATGGCTGCCCAAAAGACACATGCCTGATGGTGTTAAAGGACACATTGAAGAAAATGCAAAAGTTCTTTCATATTCCAGAAACAGGAGAGATGGACCAAAAGACAATTGAAACAATGAAAAAGCCTCGATGTGGTAACCCAGATGTGTCTAACTATCAGTTCTTCCCCAGGAAGCCAAAATGGGAAAAGAATGATATAACATACAG GATCTTAGGGTACACAACAGACCTGGACTCTGAAACTGTGGATGATGCTTTTGCTCGGGCATTTCAAGTCTGGAGTGATGTCACCCCTTTAAAGTTTACACGACTCATGGATGGGGATGCTGATATTATGATCAATTTTGGTCGCTGGG AGCATGGCGATGGTTATCCATTTGATGGTAAAGATGGACTTTTGGCTCATGCTTTTGCGCCAGGATCAGGAATCGGTGGAGATTCCCATTTTGATGATGATGAGCTTTGGACTTTAGGAGAAGGACAAG TTGTGAAGGTGAAATATGGAAATGCTGATGGTGAGTTCTGCAAATTTCCTTTCCTCTTCAATGACAAGGAATACAACAGCTGCACGGATTCCGGACGAAGTGATGGATTCCTTTGGTGTTCAACCACCTACAACTTTGATAAAGATGGGAAATACGGGTTTTGTCCTCATGAAT TATTATTCACTTTAGCTGGAAACGCAGATGGAAAACCTTGCAAGTTTCCTTTTAAGTTTCAAGGCAAAAGCTATGAGAGCTGTACCACCGAGGGACGGACAGATGGCTACAGGTGGTGTGCGACAACAGAAGATTATGACCAAGATAAATCTTATGGATTCTGCCCAGAAACAG CACTGTCCACAGTTGGAGGAAATGCAGAAGGCTCCCCATGCGTCTTCCCTTTTACTTTCCTTGGCAATAAATATAACTCATGCACCAGTTCTGGAAGAAGTGATGGCAAACTATGGTGTGCCACTAGCAGCAGCTACGATGATGACCGTAAATGGGGATTCTGTCCTGATCAAG gttataGCCTCTTTCTTGTTGCTGCCCATGAGTTTGGACATGCTCTTGGACTCGAGCATTCTGATGACCCGGGTGCCCTTATGGCTCCAATATACACTTATGTCAAGAACTTCAGACTTTCCCAAGATGATGTCAATGGGATCCAAGAGCTTTATG GAGCAGGATCGGAAAGTAAACCTGGACCTGGTCCTGGCCCTGGACCAGGACCTTCCCCCACATTAGGCCCTGTTACTCCAGAGCTCTGCAAAAGTGACATTGTATTTGATGGCATTTCACAAATCAGAGGAGAGATATTTTTCTTTAAAGACAG ATTCATATGGCGATCAGTAAACCGAAGGAGCAGGCCATCAGGTCCCCTGCTTATTGCTACTTTCTGGCCAGAGTTACCTGATAAAATTGATGCTGTTTATGAAGATCCTCAAGATGAGAAGACAATTTTCTTTGCAG GCGATGAATATTGGGTTTATACTTCATCAGAATTAGAAAGAGGATATCCCAAAAAGTTAACTAGCCTCGGACTCCCCTCAGATCTTAAGCGTGTGGATGCTGCATTCAACtggagcaaaaacaaaaaaacctacaTTTTTGCAGGAGACAAGTTTTGGAG GTATAATGAAGTGAAGAAGAAAATGGATATTGGCTTCCCTAAGTTAATTGCAGATTCATGGAATGGTGTACATGACAATCTAGATGCTGTATTCGACCTCAGTGGCAATG GCTACAGTTATTTCTTCAAAGACCAGTATTACCATGAGATGGAAGATAAGATATTGAAGATTGTTAAAATTGGAAATATAAAAAGTGACTGGCTTGGTTGCTGA